The Phragmites australis chromosome 15, lpPhrAust1.1, whole genome shotgun sequence genome window below encodes:
- the LOC133892533 gene encoding casein kinase 1-like protein HD16 isoform X3, translating to MPELRSSTRQARLRSKKLNDLQPEEPAVKLVLPAPQRAGKRAPTRAVRGRKAAAGRRVPPVPKPKQKGVEVVDLEADPACEDPPKAVAGQAVVGAAKNLALNKAAEAGVNKGPRMDGESAEKFVGAEDESTTTPVPERVQVGNSPEYITDRKLGKGGFGQVYVGRRVSGGNARTGPDAYEVALKFEHRNSKGCNYGPPYEWQVYHTLNGCYGIPSVHYKGRQGDYYILVMDMLGPSLWDVWNSLGQSMSAHMAACIAVEAISILEKLHSKGFVHGDVKPENFLLGQPGSPDDKKLFLIDLGLASKWRESAGQHVDYDQRPDIFRGTIRYASVHAHLGRTGSRRDDLESLAYTLIFLLRGRLPWQGYQGDTKSFLVCKKKMVTSPEMLCCFCPAPFKQFLEIVTNMKFDEEPNYAKLISLFDGLIEAPASRPIRIDGALKVGQKRGRLLVNLEEDEQPKKKVRLGSPAAQWISVYNARRPMKQRYHYNVADSRLSQHIDKGNEDGLYISCVASSANLWALIMDAGTGFCSQVYELSPVFLHKDWIMDQWEKSYYITAIAGSTNGSSLVVMSKGTPYTQQSYKVSESFPYKWINKKWKEGFHVTSMATAGNRWGVVMSRNSGYSTQLFYAIVRL from the exons ATGCCAGAGCTGCGAAGCAGTACTCGTCAAGCACGCCTGAGGTCTAAGAAGCTCAACGACCTACAGCCAGAAGAGCCAGCTGTGAAACTGGTGTTGCCTGCTCCGCAGAGAGCAGGAAAGCGTGCTCCTACTCGTGCTGTCAGGGGCAGAAAGGCTGCTGCTGGGAGAAGAGTGCCACCGGTTCCAAAGCCTAAACAAAAGGGGGTCGAAGTTGTTGACTTAGAAGCTGATCCAGCTTGTGAAGACCCCCCTAAAGCTGTAGCTGGACAGGCAGTTGTTGGTGCTGCGAAGAACCTTGCTTTGAACAAGGCAGCAGAAGCTGGTGTGAATAAAGGTCCGAGAATGGATGGTGAAAGTGCTGAGAAGTTTGTTGGGGCTGAAGATGAATCAACAACCACGCCTGTCCCTGAGAGG GTTCAAGTAGGTAATTCTCCAGAATACATAACTGACAGAAAATTAGGTAAAGGTGGTTTTGGTCAGGTCTATGTTGGTCGAAGGGtttctggtggaaatgctcgcACTGGTCCTGATGCCTATGAG GTAGCATTGAAATTTGAGCATCGGAACAGTAAAGGATGCAATTATGGCCCCCCATACGAGTGGCAAGTTTATCA CACTCTCAATGGTTGCTATGGCATACCATCGGTCCACTACAAGGGTCGCCAGGGTGACTACTATATTCTT gTAATGGATATGCTTGGTCCTAGCCTTTGGGATGTGTGGAATTCACTGGGGCAGTC GATGTCTGCACATATGGCTGCTTGCATTGCTGTAGAGGCCATATCAATTCTTGAGAAGCTCCATTCTAAAGG GTTTGTGCATGGTGATGTGAAACCAGAGAATTTTCTGCTTGGTCAACCTGGATCACCAGACGATAAGAAGCTTTTCCTTATAGATCTTGGTTTAG CGTCGAAGTGGAGGGAATCAGCTGGTCAACATGTTGATTATGATCAACGGCCTGATATCTTTAG GGGAACAATTAGATATGCCAGTGTCCATGCCCATTTAGGGCGTACAGGTAGTAGGAGGGATGATTTGGAATCACTGGCATATACCCTTATTTTTCTACTAAGAGGAAGATTGCCTTGGCAAGGCTACCAG GGAGATACTAAGAGTTTCCTTGTTTGCAAGAAGAAAATGGTTACTTCTCCAGAGATGCTCTGTTGTTTCTGTCCAGCTCCATTCAAACAGTTTCTTGAGATTGTCACAAATATGAAATTTGATGAAGAGCCAAATTACGCCAAACTTATTTCTCTTTTTGATGGTTTGATTGAAGCACCTGCCTCAAGACCCATCAGAATTGACGGGGCTCTTAAG GTTGGGCAGAAACGTGGAAGATTGCTTGTAAATctggaagaagatgagcaacCTAAAAAGAAAGTTAGATTAGGGAGCCCGGCAGCTCAATGGATTTCAGTTTACAATGCCAGGAGGCCCATGAAGCAGAG GTACCATTACAATGTGGCTGACTCAAGGCTTAGTCAGCATATAGATAAGGGTAATGAGGATGGGCTGTACATTAGTTGTGTGGCTTCCTCAGCAAATCTTTGGGCTCTCATTATGGACGCAGGAACTGGTTTCTGTTCTCAAGTTTATGAGCTCTCACCAGTTTTTCTGCACAAG GACTGGATAATGGATCAGTGGGAGAAAAGTTATTACATTACAGCAATTGCTGGATCAACCAATGGAAGTTCATTGGTTGTAATGTCCAAAG GAACTCCTTATACTCAACAATCATACAAGGTTAGCGAATCATTCCCTTACAAGTGGATCAATAAAAAGTGGAAAGAAGGTTTTCATGTGACATCCATGGCCACTGCTGGAAATCGCTGGGGAGTTGTCATGTCAAGGAACTCAGGCTATTCTACTCAG TTATTCTATGCAATTGTCAGGTTGTAG
- the LOC133892533 gene encoding casein kinase 1-like protein HD16 isoform X1: MPELRSSTRQARLRSKKLNDLQPEEPAVKLVLPAPQRAGKRAPTRAVRGRKAAAGRRVPPVPKPKQKGVEVVDLEADPACEDPPKAVAGQAVVGAAKNLALNKAAEAGVNKGPRMDGESAEKFVGAEDESTTTPVPERVQVGNSPEYITDRKLGKGGFGQVYVGRRVSGGNARTGPDAYEVALKFEHRNSKGCNYGPPYEWQVYHTLNGCYGIPSVHYKGRQGDYYILVMDMLGPSLWDVWNSLGQSMSAHMAACIAVEAISILEKLHSKGFVHGDVKPENFLLGQPGSPDDKKLFLIDLGLASKWRESAGQHVDYDQRPDIFRGTIRYASVHAHLGRTGSRRDDLESLAYTLIFLLRGRLPWQGYQGDTKSFLVCKKKMVTSPEMLCCFCPAPFKQFLEIVTNMKFDEEPNYAKLISLFDGLIEAPASRPIRIDGALKVGQKRGRLLVNLEEDEQPKKKVRLGSPAAQWISVYNARRPMKQRYHYNVADSRLSQHIDKGNEDGLYISCVASSANLWALIMDAGTGFCSQVYELSPVFLHKDWIMDQWEKSYYITAIAGSTNGSSLVVMSKGTPYTQQSYKVSESFPYKWINKKWKEGFHVTSMATAGNRWGVVMSRNSGYSTQVVELDFLYPSEGIHRRWETGYRITSTAATNDQAAFILSIPKRKPMDETQETLRTSAFPSNHVKEKWAKNLYIASICYGRTVC; encoded by the exons ATGCCAGAGCTGCGAAGCAGTACTCGTCAAGCACGCCTGAGGTCTAAGAAGCTCAACGACCTACAGCCAGAAGAGCCAGCTGTGAAACTGGTGTTGCCTGCTCCGCAGAGAGCAGGAAAGCGTGCTCCTACTCGTGCTGTCAGGGGCAGAAAGGCTGCTGCTGGGAGAAGAGTGCCACCGGTTCCAAAGCCTAAACAAAAGGGGGTCGAAGTTGTTGACTTAGAAGCTGATCCAGCTTGTGAAGACCCCCCTAAAGCTGTAGCTGGACAGGCAGTTGTTGGTGCTGCGAAGAACCTTGCTTTGAACAAGGCAGCAGAAGCTGGTGTGAATAAAGGTCCGAGAATGGATGGTGAAAGTGCTGAGAAGTTTGTTGGGGCTGAAGATGAATCAACAACCACGCCTGTCCCTGAGAGG GTTCAAGTAGGTAATTCTCCAGAATACATAACTGACAGAAAATTAGGTAAAGGTGGTTTTGGTCAGGTCTATGTTGGTCGAAGGGtttctggtggaaatgctcgcACTGGTCCTGATGCCTATGAG GTAGCATTGAAATTTGAGCATCGGAACAGTAAAGGATGCAATTATGGCCCCCCATACGAGTGGCAAGTTTATCA CACTCTCAATGGTTGCTATGGCATACCATCGGTCCACTACAAGGGTCGCCAGGGTGACTACTATATTCTT gTAATGGATATGCTTGGTCCTAGCCTTTGGGATGTGTGGAATTCACTGGGGCAGTC GATGTCTGCACATATGGCTGCTTGCATTGCTGTAGAGGCCATATCAATTCTTGAGAAGCTCCATTCTAAAGG GTTTGTGCATGGTGATGTGAAACCAGAGAATTTTCTGCTTGGTCAACCTGGATCACCAGACGATAAGAAGCTTTTCCTTATAGATCTTGGTTTAG CGTCGAAGTGGAGGGAATCAGCTGGTCAACATGTTGATTATGATCAACGGCCTGATATCTTTAG GGGAACAATTAGATATGCCAGTGTCCATGCCCATTTAGGGCGTACAGGTAGTAGGAGGGATGATTTGGAATCACTGGCATATACCCTTATTTTTCTACTAAGAGGAAGATTGCCTTGGCAAGGCTACCAG GGAGATACTAAGAGTTTCCTTGTTTGCAAGAAGAAAATGGTTACTTCTCCAGAGATGCTCTGTTGTTTCTGTCCAGCTCCATTCAAACAGTTTCTTGAGATTGTCACAAATATGAAATTTGATGAAGAGCCAAATTACGCCAAACTTATTTCTCTTTTTGATGGTTTGATTGAAGCACCTGCCTCAAGACCCATCAGAATTGACGGGGCTCTTAAG GTTGGGCAGAAACGTGGAAGATTGCTTGTAAATctggaagaagatgagcaacCTAAAAAGAAAGTTAGATTAGGGAGCCCGGCAGCTCAATGGATTTCAGTTTACAATGCCAGGAGGCCCATGAAGCAGAG GTACCATTACAATGTGGCTGACTCAAGGCTTAGTCAGCATATAGATAAGGGTAATGAGGATGGGCTGTACATTAGTTGTGTGGCTTCCTCAGCAAATCTTTGGGCTCTCATTATGGACGCAGGAACTGGTTTCTGTTCTCAAGTTTATGAGCTCTCACCAGTTTTTCTGCACAAG GACTGGATAATGGATCAGTGGGAGAAAAGTTATTACATTACAGCAATTGCTGGATCAACCAATGGAAGTTCATTGGTTGTAATGTCCAAAG GAACTCCTTATACTCAACAATCATACAAGGTTAGCGAATCATTCCCTTACAAGTGGATCAATAAAAAGTGGAAAGAAGGTTTTCATGTGACATCCATGGCCACTGCTGGAAATCGCTGGGGAGTTGTCATGTCAAGGAACTCAGGCTATTCTACTCAG GTTGTAGAGTTGGATTTCCTGTATCCAAGTGAAGGCATCCATCGTCGATGGGAGACCGGTTACAGGATTACTTCCACAGCGGCCACCAATGATCAAGCTGCTTTTATCTTGAGCATACCGAAACGGAAACCAATGGACGAGACGCAAGAAACCCTTAGGACCTCTGCTTTTCCCAGCAACCATGTCAAG GAGAAATGGGCGAAGAATCTATACATAGCCTCCATTTGCTACGGGCGAACTGTCTGCTGA
- the LOC133892533 gene encoding casein kinase 1-like protein HD16 isoform X2: protein MPELRSSTRQARLRSKKLNDLQPEEPAVKLVLPAPQRAGKRAPTRAVRGRKAAAGRRVPPVPKPKQKGVEVVDLEADPACEDPPKAVAGQAVVGAAKNLALNKAAEAGVNKGPRMDGESAEKFVGAEDESTTTPVPERVQVGNSPEYITDRKLGKGGFGQVYVGRRVSGGNARTGPDAYEVALKFEHRNSKGCNYGPPYEWQVYHTLNGCYGIPSVHYKGRQGDYYILVMDMLGPSLWDVWNSLGQSMSAHMAACIAVEAISILEKLHSKGFVHGDVKPENFLLGQPGSPDDKKLFLIDLGLASKWRESAGQHVDYDQRPDIFRGTIRYASVHAHLGRTGSRRDDLESLAYTLIFLLRGRLPWQGYQGDTKSFLVCKKKMVTSPEMLCCFCPAPFKQFLEIVTNMKFDEEPNYAKLISLFDGLIEAPASRPIRIDGALKVGQKRGRLLVNLEEDEQPKKKVRLGSPAAQWISVYNARRPMKQRYHYNVADSRLSQHIDKGNEDGLYISCVASSANLWALIMDAGTGFCSQVYELSPVFLHKDWIMDQWEKSYYITAIAGSTNGSSLVVMSKGTPYTQQSYKVSESFPYKWINKKWKEGFHVTSMATAGNRWGVVMSRNSGYSTQQSYSMQLSGCRVGFPVSK, encoded by the exons ATGCCAGAGCTGCGAAGCAGTACTCGTCAAGCACGCCTGAGGTCTAAGAAGCTCAACGACCTACAGCCAGAAGAGCCAGCTGTGAAACTGGTGTTGCCTGCTCCGCAGAGAGCAGGAAAGCGTGCTCCTACTCGTGCTGTCAGGGGCAGAAAGGCTGCTGCTGGGAGAAGAGTGCCACCGGTTCCAAAGCCTAAACAAAAGGGGGTCGAAGTTGTTGACTTAGAAGCTGATCCAGCTTGTGAAGACCCCCCTAAAGCTGTAGCTGGACAGGCAGTTGTTGGTGCTGCGAAGAACCTTGCTTTGAACAAGGCAGCAGAAGCTGGTGTGAATAAAGGTCCGAGAATGGATGGTGAAAGTGCTGAGAAGTTTGTTGGGGCTGAAGATGAATCAACAACCACGCCTGTCCCTGAGAGG GTTCAAGTAGGTAATTCTCCAGAATACATAACTGACAGAAAATTAGGTAAAGGTGGTTTTGGTCAGGTCTATGTTGGTCGAAGGGtttctggtggaaatgctcgcACTGGTCCTGATGCCTATGAG GTAGCATTGAAATTTGAGCATCGGAACAGTAAAGGATGCAATTATGGCCCCCCATACGAGTGGCAAGTTTATCA CACTCTCAATGGTTGCTATGGCATACCATCGGTCCACTACAAGGGTCGCCAGGGTGACTACTATATTCTT gTAATGGATATGCTTGGTCCTAGCCTTTGGGATGTGTGGAATTCACTGGGGCAGTC GATGTCTGCACATATGGCTGCTTGCATTGCTGTAGAGGCCATATCAATTCTTGAGAAGCTCCATTCTAAAGG GTTTGTGCATGGTGATGTGAAACCAGAGAATTTTCTGCTTGGTCAACCTGGATCACCAGACGATAAGAAGCTTTTCCTTATAGATCTTGGTTTAG CGTCGAAGTGGAGGGAATCAGCTGGTCAACATGTTGATTATGATCAACGGCCTGATATCTTTAG GGGAACAATTAGATATGCCAGTGTCCATGCCCATTTAGGGCGTACAGGTAGTAGGAGGGATGATTTGGAATCACTGGCATATACCCTTATTTTTCTACTAAGAGGAAGATTGCCTTGGCAAGGCTACCAG GGAGATACTAAGAGTTTCCTTGTTTGCAAGAAGAAAATGGTTACTTCTCCAGAGATGCTCTGTTGTTTCTGTCCAGCTCCATTCAAACAGTTTCTTGAGATTGTCACAAATATGAAATTTGATGAAGAGCCAAATTACGCCAAACTTATTTCTCTTTTTGATGGTTTGATTGAAGCACCTGCCTCAAGACCCATCAGAATTGACGGGGCTCTTAAG GTTGGGCAGAAACGTGGAAGATTGCTTGTAAATctggaagaagatgagcaacCTAAAAAGAAAGTTAGATTAGGGAGCCCGGCAGCTCAATGGATTTCAGTTTACAATGCCAGGAGGCCCATGAAGCAGAG GTACCATTACAATGTGGCTGACTCAAGGCTTAGTCAGCATATAGATAAGGGTAATGAGGATGGGCTGTACATTAGTTGTGTGGCTTCCTCAGCAAATCTTTGGGCTCTCATTATGGACGCAGGAACTGGTTTCTGTTCTCAAGTTTATGAGCTCTCACCAGTTTTTCTGCACAAG GACTGGATAATGGATCAGTGGGAGAAAAGTTATTACATTACAGCAATTGCTGGATCAACCAATGGAAGTTCATTGGTTGTAATGTCCAAAG GAACTCCTTATACTCAACAATCATACAAGGTTAGCGAATCATTCCCTTACAAGTGGATCAATAAAAAGTGGAAAGAAGGTTTTCATGTGACATCCATGGCCACTGCTGGAAATCGCTGGGGAGTTGTCATGTCAAGGAACTCAGGCTATTCTACTCAG CAAAGTTATTCTATGCAATTGTCAGGTTGTAGAGTTGGATTTCCTGTATCCAAGTGA